The genomic region TTTTTCTGGCAAGACCGGAGCTTTATCGATAACTTTTTTTATTTCTCTTACATTTTCTGGAATATAAGAACTTTCACCCCAGACAAGGCCGATTTTAAAAGTATTTTTTAAAGGGACAAGCACTCTTGTGCCTAAGGGAACAGGCTCTTTAGAAATATAGGTTAAAGGATCAAGCCGATACGGAAAGACTATATCGTAGGCCTTTTTGGCTTCTGAAAAATCCATGTACATGAAACTAATTTATCTATCCTCAAGTTTCCAGACCAAAAGAGTTAAGCAAAAAACCAGCTTGGCTAAAATAAGAATTACGTTATCTTTAAAAGCTATGAAACTTATTGATACCCACGCCCATTTAAATCTCAAAAGTTCTTACAAAAAAGAAGAATTGCCGGAAATAATAGCCAGGGCCAAAGAAGCCGGCGTAGAGAAAATCATAAACGTAGGCATTGACATAAAAACATCTATTCGCGCCCTGGAACTGGCCAAAGAATATGAAGGCCTTTTCGCTACGGCGGGCATCCATCCCCACGAGGTCAAAAAAATAGATGAAGAAACCTACCCCTTGCTAAAAGCACTCCTTGCTGACTCTAAAATGGTGGCGGTAGGCGAAATTGGCCTTGATTACGCTAAAGAATATAGCCCGCGCAAACTCCAGCAAGAGCACTTTTTAAGACAGCTGGCCCTGGCTAAAGAACTAGGGCTTCCCGTAGTAATACACTCGCGGGCCGCCTCCCCTGACATTATTGACCTGCTCGTAACCGAGCTTCCTGAAAAATTTGTGTTCCATTGTTATGCCGGAGACGTGGCCGAAGCCCGCAAAATCCTTGACCTGGGCGGTTTTATCTCGGTAACAGGGATAATCACCTTCCCCAAGGGAGAAAACATTAGAGAAGTGGTTCGGTACGTGCCGCTTGACCACCTGATGGCCGAAACTGATTGCCCCTTTCTCACCCCAGTGCCCTTCCGTGGCAAGCGGAATGAGCCGGCTTTTGTGCGCTACGTGGTTGAAAAAATAGCTGAAGTGAAAAAAATTTCTTTTGAAAAATGTGCCGAGGCCACCACCAGATGCGCCGAAGAATTTTTCGGAATCTAAAACCGCTTACTCTCGCTTCCCAGAGCCCGAGGCGTAAAGAGCTTCTGGCTAATCTAGGCTTAGTCTTCTCTGTTGAACCAGCCAAAATAAATGAGCCCCCACCAGAGTCTGAAACTCCCAAACATTACGCCCTAAAACTGGCGAGGCTAAAAGCCAATGAAGTAGCCTCTCAGGTTAAAGAAGGCGTAGTTCTAGCCGCTGATACCATTGTAGTTTACCAGGATGAAATTTTAGGTAAACCGCAAAATGAAGAGGACGCCTTTCGTATGCTTGAGTTACTCTCCGGGAACAAACACGAAGTCTTTACGGCTTATATTATTCAGGAAAAAAGTGCCATTTTGGCCGAAAATGTCGTTAAGACCGAGGTTTTCTTCAAAAAACTTACGCAAGAAGAAATTAAAGCTTATTTAGCCACCGACGAACCCTGGGACAAGGCCGGAGCTTATGCCATTCAGGGCCTGGCCTCTTATATGGTAAAATGCATTAACGGCTCGGTTACCAATGTAATAGGGCTGCCACTTACAGAAGTTATTGAAGACTTATTGAGACTTAAGGTTATAACCTATGAAAAATAAGCGAAATGGCCTTATGGCCGACATAAACGTAACCCCTCTGGTGGATGTGATGCTTGTGCTCCTTATAATTTTTATGATAACGGCTCCTCTTCTATCTACAGGCCTTGAAGTTGACCTTCCTAAAACCAAAGCCGGCGAACTGGACCAAAAAAAAGAAGCCCTTCTCATTGTAATTAACGAAAAAGGCGAAATTTTTATAGACAAAAAGAAAATAGGCGAAAAGGAACTTTCCCGTTTCTTGGAACAGGCCCGAAGAGCCGGATTAACCAAAGATGTAAACATAAAGGCGGATAAACGCTGCCCTTATGGGCTGGTGGCCAAAGTGTTGGCTGAAGTCAAAAAAGCCGGTTTTGAAAGTGTTGGTCTTATAACCCGTCCAGAGGAAACATGAATAATCAACTCTGGTTCAAAGCCATTTTATTCTCCCTCATTCTTCACGCCTTCTTTTTCACCGGCCTTATTCTGGCCAATAGGCCTACGCCCAAAAAGGCAGAAGTTATACGCATTAACCTTAAAACTTTGAGTTTTGAGCCCCCTGCCCGAAAAGCTACGCCTAAAGAAGTAAAAAAAGAAACCAAAAAAACTATTCCCAAAGCCCCCACCCAAAAAATTAAAAGAGTTAAAAAAGTCTCTACTAAAAAAACAGTTTCTAAAGCCGGGAAAAAGCCGGTTACAAAAGGGACAGGCAAAAAGAAGATAGGCAAAAAGAAAAAAGGGACAGGCGAAATCGCCACCAGTGAAGAAAGGCTCCTGGCCCAAAGATTAGCCGCTCTTAAAGCCAAGGTCGAAGAAGAAGAACTTGAAAAGAAACTTGAAGAAAAGCTGGCCGCTTTAAAAAACAAAGAAACCCAAGGAGGACTTTCTTTAGGAAGCGGGCTTTCTCAGGAGCTCACCAAGCGGCTTGCGGCTCACATCATGAGTTACTGGGCGGTTCCCAAAATACTTGAAGACAAGCCTTATCTCTCTGCAGAAGTAGAGCTTGAGATCGCCCCCAATGGCAAGATTATTTCCTGGCGTTTTATAAAGCGTTCAGGAGAACCTCTTTTTGACGAGGCGGTGGTAGCCACTTTAAAAAAAGCTGACCCTTTACCTGCCCCGGGAAAATATCTTAAACTTCCTGCAGTGTTCAAAATGAAGTAAAAGGATGGCATGATGAAAAAATTATACAGCCTAACACTAATTATCATTTGGTTATTTTGGGGTTGCTCTTATCTTTATGCTCAGGAAAAGCTAGAGATTGTTAGCCCTGAACTCATCAAAATTCCCGTAGCCGTCCCCGAGTTTGATGGCCCTCTCCCCTTGAGCCGAGAGATGGCGGCTATGGCCAGGCATGATCTGGAATTACACCTGCTTTTCAACGTGCTTGGCGAAGGGCTTAAGCCAGAAGCCACCAAAATTTTTGCCTCCCTTGGCGTAGATTGGCTAGTAAAGGGCAAGATAAACCTTTCAGGGAACCATCTTCAGGCGGCCTTTTACCTCATCGATATGGTCAAGGGCAAAACCGTGCTAGCCAGAGGCTTCCGCGGCCCCAAAGCTTCAGCCCGCTATATGGTCCATCGTTTTGTTGACCAGGCCATAAAAGAAATGCTGGATGTCCCCGGTGTGGCTATGAGCCGGGTGGTTTTTGTGGAAAGAAAAGGCCTAAAAGATACCCTTTATGTCCAAGATTTTGACGGCCATAACCCTGTTCCCCTTCTTAGCGGGGAACTCATCTTGAGCCCTAAACTTTCTCCAGATGGCCGTCAGGTGGCCTTCGTCTATTACGAAAACCATCGCTCCTCCATTCAAGTAATTGATTTGGCCACGGGAAAAAGACGAATTATTTGTCAATACCCTGGGCTTAATGCCTCACCAGCCTGGCATCCTGACGGCAAAAAGCTAGTAGTAACCTTAAGCAAAGACGGAACCATTGATCTCTACCTGATAGACCTAAACGGCAAAATATTGAAGCGCTTGACCCATGGCGAAGGCATAAATACAGGGGCCAGCTTTTCTCCTGACGGAAAGTATCTCGCCTTTGTGTCAGACCGCACTGGACCCCCCCAAATCTATATCATGGACCTAGCCACCAGAGGAGTAAGACGACTCACCTTTGAAGGAAGTTATAACACCTCTCCTGATTGGTCTCCCACTGGCGATAGAATTGTTTATGCCAGCTTAAAGGGAGGGGTCTTTTCTCTTTTTACCATCGACCCCGAGGGCGGAGAACCGGTCCAAATTACCGACGGCGCTAAAAGCTTTGAAGCTCCTTGCTTTGCGCCAAACGGAAGACTCATTTTGGCCCAGGGAAAAGACGGCCTTTACCTGTTTTTAGTCAATGGCGCCGCTAAAAAAGAATACCGCTTAGGAAAACTTCTTTTTCCTTCCTGGGCTCGTTTAAGGTAGGCTTTTACGAGACCTTTGCTAAAAATTCGAGCGCAGCGAAGGAATCTCAGGGATTGCTTCGCCACTTCGTGGCCCGCAGTGACGGAAAAGGAAACTAGGCCTCGCCGTGACAAATTGGAAAGGGCTTGCCGTGCCACAAGAATAACTCCTGGAAAAAATAGCCTCCCTGCCATAGAAAATTTCTTTTAGCAAGTTTTGGATTGTTTGAAATATTTCTTCAGGGTAAATTGAGACAAAATTTTTAAAAAATTTCGGAATAAGTAATTTCTTAACTCCGTAAGAACCTGGAGGCACTGATGATTGAGAGGAAGCTTACCAAGGAACAGCAAGTAGTGGTAGAAGTAGCCAACTACATTGGCCGAAATTACATAGCTCCTCACGCTATTGAATGGGACGAAAAAGAAGTTTACGACCCCACGCCAATAAAGGCCATGGCCCAAGCCGACCTCTTTGGCCTGCTTATCCCTAAAGAATACGGAGGCCTTGGCTTCGGTTCTACCGAAACAGCGCTGGCCATGGAAACCCTTTCTAAATACTGTCCAGGTGTGGCCACCACCTTTGCTGCAGGCTGCCTTGGCGCCCTCCCCTTACTTATAGGTGGCACCAAAGCCCAGAAAGAAAAATATCTCCCCCTCATAGCCCAGGGCAAGGCCCTTTGTGCCTTTGCCCTTACCGAACCCCAGGCCGGCTCAGACGCCGCGGCTATCAAAACCACCGCCAAAAAAGACGGCGATCACTATATCCTGAACGGCATAAAGACCTGGATTACCAACGGCGGCATCGCTGATATTTACGTTATAATTGCGCTTACTGACCCGAAGAAAGGCCCACGCGGCGCAAGTGCCTTTATCGTCCATAAAAATGACCCCGGTTTTGTTCCCGGGCGCAAGGAAAAAAAGATGGGCCTCAGGTCCTCGGTTACTTCGGAGCTCATCCTAATGGATTGTCGCATTCCCAAAGACCGCCTGATTGGCCGGGAAGGCATGGGCTTTATCCTGGCGGTGAAGGCCCTTGATCTCGCAAGGCCTGGGGTAGCCGCCCAGGCCATAGGTCTGGCTCAAGGAGCCATGGAGGTTTCACTGCTTCACGCCAAACGGCGTGTCCAGTTCGGCCAACCGGTTTATAATTTCCAGGCCGTAAGCCATACATTTGCCGAGATGGCCGCCCGCCTTGAAGCGGCAAGGAGCCTTCTTTACGATGTAACCCGCATGATTGACTCTAAGGCCAAAAATATCTCTGGCGCCTCGGCCATGGTCAAGTTTTACGCCACCGACATGGCCATGTGGGTCTCCGAACGGGCGGTCCAGATGATGGGAGGCCTGGGCTATAGCCGGGATTCTCTCGCCCAGAAATACATGCGCGACGCCAAGTGTCTGCAAATCTACGAAGGCACTAACGAAATCCAGAAAAACGTGCTGGCCCGCGAGCTTGCCAAGATTTACCAGCATGAGGAGGCTGCCTAATGCGTATCATGTGTTGCTTAAAACCCGTGCCCAAACCGGGATCGGTGAAAATTGACCCCGAAACCCATACTTTAAAACGCGAAGAAAGCGAACTGGTGTTAAACCCTTATGACCGCTACGCTCTGGAAGCCGCGGTGGACCTGGCTGAAAAAACCGGTGGCCGGGTAGTAGCCGTCTCTATGGCTCCACCTAACGCCAAAAACATTCTCCTTGAGGCCTTTGCCTTCGGAGCCGACGAACTGGTCCTGGTCTCTGATAGGGCCTTTGCCGGGGCGGATACGCTGGCTACCAGCTATACCCTCGCCTGTGCGGCTAAAAAGCTTGGCCCCTTTGACTTAATCATCTGTGGCAAAGTATCTGTTGACGGGGAAACCGCCCAGGTTGGCCCGGAACTGGCTGCCTGGCTTAATCTTCCTTCGGTTACCTGGGTAAAAGAAATAACTCCTCATGAGGGCTACCTTGATCTCGTGCGCACCAGGGAATTCGGCGAAGAAAGGCTTAAAGCCAGGCTCCCTCTGGTTATAACCATTGAAAACGAAGCCAATATCCCTAGGCCACCTTCTATTAAAAGGCTCCTTAAGCAAGACGAAGTAGAAGTAAAAGTTCTTTCGGCCAAAGATATAGAAGCCCAGGAGGATTATTTGGGGTTAAAGGGTTCTCCAACCCAGGTAGTAGATACCTTTGCGCCGGAATACCAGGGCAAACGCGAACTTATATCTGGCTCGGCTGAAGAGGTGAGCGAACGCCTTTTGAGTATCCTCAAAGAAAGGGGGCTAATCTAATGGAAAACTACCAGGGAATAGCCATATTTGGAGAATGGACAGGTATTGAAATACACGAAAGCACCTACGAGCTATTAAGTGAAGGCAGGAGGCTTGCTGACGAGCTTGAGTCTTCTTTAAATGTACTGATTCTCGGCCCGCCTGAGGCCAAAGAAGCCGCTCAGGAGCTCATTTCCTACGGAGCAGATAAAGTTGTCGCCACCTTTGATGAAAAGCTAAAAGATTTCCGTGACGACATTTACGCCCAAGTAGTGGCTGAAATGCTCAAAAAATACCAACCAGAGATCATGCTTTTCCCGGCGACCTCTCTTGGCCAGGCCCTGGCCCCCAGAGTGGCTGGCCTTTTAAAGCTTGGCCTTACGGCCCACTGCATTGCCTTTGAAATTCGTAAAGAAGATAGGGCCCTTATCCAGATTCGCCCCTCTTTTGGAGAACAGATAATGGCCCGCATTGTCTCGCGCACTAAACCTCAGATGGCCACAGTGCGACCCGGAGTTTTCCCACACGCCCAAAAAATAGAAAGTCACCAGGGAGAGTTTGAAATTTTTGAACCATCTGAAAAGGCCTTGGTAAGCGCTCTCGAAGTTATTGAAAAAAAGCCCAAACCCAAAGCTGAAGTTGATATAACCAAGGCCAAGACTATCGTGGCCGGAGGTCTTGGGCTGGGCTCAAAAGAATACTTTCAGAAACTCTTTGAGCTGGCTGAACTTTTAGACGGAGCCGTAGGCGCGACGAGGCCCGTGTGTCATCTGGGCTGGGTCTCAGAAGACCACATGATAGGTGTAAGCGGAGTTAATGTGCGGCCTAAACTTTATCTAGGTTTCGGTATTTCTGGCTCCCTTCATCATACGGTGGGGTTGCAAGGTGTGGAAACTCTGGTAGCCATAAATACTGACGCCAATGCCCCACTTATGAAACAGGCCGACATTGCCGTTCAGGG from Thermodesulfatator indicus DSM 15286 harbors:
- a CDS encoding TatD family hydrolase, with the protein product MYMKLIYLSSSFQTKRVKQKTSLAKIRITLSLKAMKLIDTHAHLNLKSSYKKEELPEIIARAKEAGVEKIINVGIDIKTSIRALELAKEYEGLFATAGIHPHEVKKIDEETYPLLKALLADSKMVAVGEIGLDYAKEYSPRKLQQEHFLRQLALAKELGLPVVIHSRAASPDIIDLLVTELPEKFVFHCYAGDVAEARKILDLGGFISVTGIITFPKGENIREVVRYVPLDHLMAETDCPFLTPVPFRGKRNEPAFVRYVVEKIAEVKKISFEKCAEATTRCAEEFFGI
- a CDS encoding Maf family protein gives rise to the protein MRRRIFRNLKPLTLASQSPRRKELLANLGLVFSVEPAKINEPPPESETPKHYALKLARLKANEVASQVKEGVVLAADTIVVYQDEILGKPQNEEDAFRMLELLSGNKHEVFTAYIIQEKSAILAENVVKTEVFFKKLTQEEIKAYLATDEPWDKAGAYAIQGLASYMVKCINGSVTNVIGLPLTEVIEDLLRLKVITYEK
- the tolR gene encoding protein TolR, with the protein product MKNKRNGLMADINVTPLVDVMLVLLIIFMITAPLLSTGLEVDLPKTKAGELDQKKEALLIVINEKGEIFIDKKKIGEKELSRFLEQARRAGLTKDVNIKADKRCPYGLVAKVLAEVKKAGFESVGLITRPEET
- a CDS encoding energy transducer TonB; protein product: MNNQLWFKAILFSLILHAFFFTGLILANRPTPKKAEVIRINLKTLSFEPPARKATPKEVKKETKKTIPKAPTQKIKRVKKVSTKKTVSKAGKKPVTKGTGKKKIGKKKKGTGEIATSEERLLAQRLAALKAKVEEEELEKKLEEKLAALKNKETQGGLSLGSGLSQELTKRLAAHIMSYWAVPKILEDKPYLSAEVELEIAPNGKIISWRFIKRSGEPLFDEAVVATLKKADPLPAPGKYLKLPAVFKMK
- a CDS encoding DPP IV N-terminal domain-containing protein — protein: MMKKLYSLTLIIIWLFWGCSYLYAQEKLEIVSPELIKIPVAVPEFDGPLPLSREMAAMARHDLELHLLFNVLGEGLKPEATKIFASLGVDWLVKGKINLSGNHLQAAFYLIDMVKGKTVLARGFRGPKASARYMVHRFVDQAIKEMLDVPGVAMSRVVFVERKGLKDTLYVQDFDGHNPVPLLSGELILSPKLSPDGRQVAFVYYENHRSSIQVIDLATGKRRIICQYPGLNASPAWHPDGKKLVVTLSKDGTIDLYLIDLNGKILKRLTHGEGINTGASFSPDGKYLAFVSDRTGPPQIYIMDLATRGVRRLTFEGSYNTSPDWSPTGDRIVYASLKGGVFSLFTIDPEGGEPVQITDGAKSFEAPCFAPNGRLILAQGKDGLYLFLVNGAAKKEYRLGKLLFPSWARLR
- a CDS encoding acyl-CoA dehydrogenase family protein, producing MIERKLTKEQQVVVEVANYIGRNYIAPHAIEWDEKEVYDPTPIKAMAQADLFGLLIPKEYGGLGFGSTETALAMETLSKYCPGVATTFAAGCLGALPLLIGGTKAQKEKYLPLIAQGKALCAFALTEPQAGSDAAAIKTTAKKDGDHYILNGIKTWITNGGIADIYVIIALTDPKKGPRGASAFIVHKNDPGFVPGRKEKKMGLRSSVTSELILMDCRIPKDRLIGREGMGFILAVKALDLARPGVAAQAIGLAQGAMEVSLLHAKRRVQFGQPVYNFQAVSHTFAEMAARLEAARSLLYDVTRMIDSKAKNISGASAMVKFYATDMAMWVSERAVQMMGGLGYSRDSLAQKYMRDAKCLQIYEGTNEIQKNVLARELAKIYQHEEAA
- a CDS encoding electron transfer flavoprotein subunit beta/FixA family protein translates to MRIMCCLKPVPKPGSVKIDPETHTLKREESELVLNPYDRYALEAAVDLAEKTGGRVVAVSMAPPNAKNILLEAFAFGADELVLVSDRAFAGADTLATSYTLACAAKKLGPFDLIICGKVSVDGETAQVGPELAAWLNLPSVTWVKEITPHEGYLDLVRTREFGEERLKARLPLVITIENEANIPRPPSIKRLLKQDEVEVKVLSAKDIEAQEDYLGLKGSPTQVVDTFAPEYQGKRELISGSAEEVSERLLSILKERGLI
- a CDS encoding electron transfer flavoprotein subunit alpha/FixB family protein; the protein is MENYQGIAIFGEWTGIEIHESTYELLSEGRRLADELESSLNVLILGPPEAKEAAQELISYGADKVVATFDEKLKDFRDDIYAQVVAEMLKKYQPEIMLFPATSLGQALAPRVAGLLKLGLTAHCIAFEIRKEDRALIQIRPSFGEQIMARIVSRTKPQMATVRPGVFPHAQKIESHQGEFEIFEPSEKALVSALEVIEKKPKPKAEVDITKAKTIVAGGLGLGSKEYFQKLFELAELLDGAVGATRPVCHLGWVSEDHMIGVSGVNVRPKLYLGFGISGSLHHTVGLQGVETLVAINTDANAPLMKQADIAVQGDAKEILPLLIKKLKKLKSQREDD